One Monomorium pharaonis isolate MP-MQ-018 chromosome 4, ASM1337386v2, whole genome shotgun sequence DNA segment encodes these proteins:
- the LOC105831262 gene encoding odorant receptor 22c, whose protein sequence is MENATDSMSTVCRSVEYGLRMIGVWPGMPCAILFKVLSISSMIVFQIFQYQYAIVHFAEEDLMVLMDGLSVTFAYTLLLVKMLFFSFNTRLLNEVITCIAKDWKNCYILDEYTMIKVAHSCRWVCNVIIFSHMMSVFLYAIGTLMKIKNENQTEARELIIKMEIPFEIDSTLVHVAVLLTQFIHQTSAAGMVGVLNSFLIILVLHVCGQIDIMRQKLSAITQGNVRQSVNENVMKTLIVRHQQIIAFSKNIEALYSNIALIQFVSNTLVICCLGFLIVISIGAPGGSMVLIKSVFFYIVMSLEAFIYCFVGEHLCTKSEMISESMYESLWYELSPSQNRDIHILMIRSQKHLTLTIGKVVDLSLKQFANILKASASYVSVLHAMY, encoded by the exons ATGGAGAACGCGACAGATTCGATGAGCACCGTGTGTCGCTCTGTAGAATATGGTCTTCGTATGATCGGCGTATGGCCGGGTATGCCGTGCGCAATATTATTCAAAGTCCTCAGCATATCGTCGATGATCGTGTTTCAAATCTTTCAATATCAATACGCGATCGTGCACTTTGCCGAAGAGGACCTAATGGTTCTAATGGACGGACTAAGCGTGACATTCGCTTATACTCTTTTACTtgttaaaatgctttttttctcgtttaatACTCG tctaCTGAACGAAGTGATAACATGTATCGCTAAGGATTGGAAGAATTGCTACATTTTGGACGAGTACACGATGATTAAAGTAGCTCATAGCTGTCGTTGGGTCtgcaatgttataattttttcgcaCATGATGTCAGTTTTTCTTTACGCAATAGGCACGTTAATgaagattaaaaatgaaaatcaaaCCGAAGCTCGAGAGCTTATCATCAAGATGGAGATACCCTTCGAGATCGATAGCACATTAGTACACGTAGCCGTTCTCCTTACGCAATTTATTCATCAGACAAGTGCGGCTGGAATGGTAGGAGTATTGAATTCTTTCTTGATAATATTG GTTCTTCACGTATGCGGGCAGATTGATATAATGCGGCAAAAATTGAGTGCTATTACACAGGGAAACGTCAGGCAAAGCGTCAACGAGAATGTCATGAAAACGCTTATTGTTCGTCATCAACAGATTATCgctttttccaaaaatatcgAGGCTCTCTACTCGAATATCGCGCTGATACAATTTGTATCGAACACTCTGGTTATCTGTTGTTTAGGATTTCTTATCGTGATC TCTATTGGTGCCCCGGGTGGATCGATGGTGCTAATAAAGTCCGTGTTCTTTTACATTGTTATGAGCTTGGAGGCATTTATATATTGCTTTGTCGGAGAACATCTCTGTACAAAA AGCGAGATGATCAGTGAATCGATGTACGAATCACTTTGGTATGAACTGAGCCCAAGTCAAAATCGAGATATTCACATTTTGATGATAAGATCCCAAAAGCACTTGACACTTACGATAGGAAAAGTTGTGGACCTCTCGTTGAAGCAATTTGCCAAC ATCCTGAAAGCTTCGGCGTCATATGTGTCGGTGTTGCACGCGATGTATTAA